A genome region from Calliopsis andreniformis isolate RMS-2024a chromosome 2, iyCalAndr_principal, whole genome shotgun sequence includes the following:
- the LOC143184271 gene encoding tyrosine-protein phosphatase non-receptor type 2-like isoform X1, translated as MTSQGTRDHGISNVETEFLEINAKDAWPILYQHIRNECSSFTYTCNESKKPQNKNLNRYRDVAPYDHSRIVLKRGPCDYINANLIRVDRAHRQYILTQGPLENTAGHFWLMVWEQNSKAVLMLNKIIEKNQVKCYQYWPLGDSFDHTMIFMDVGIKVEYVSKTESSDYTTRILKLTDMETMESKEILHFHYTTWPDFGVPQTPTAFLRFLADVRQSGALDQNVGPPVVHCSAGIGRSGTFCLVDTCLVLIEENGLNSVNVREVLIEMRRSRMGLIQTPYQLKFSYAAIIEGAKQLPSNNVNVDNEIVTNHYDVVNNISNSSIDEEDEPPPLPPPRGESLARSMMADLTSNTTTKNDELGGPPNKPLPREPSIHTDSTSPNANSTLITNNSHDKSSDSVTVPNDTTSDGENSLQTFSPPSSPDTKSEVRQRNKEKNERLAAQVREMKRRQKETEEWQKLKRSLFKPLSIGIGAAIVGGGIIAICGYLYMRDLKAILPKAAIRCKRSPRSKMI; from the exons ATGACCAGCCAAGGGACGCGCGATCACGGGATCAGCAACGTAGAGACGGAGTTCCTCGAGATCAACGCGAAGGATGCCTGGCCGATCCTCTATCAA CATATACGCAACGAATGTAGCAGTTTTACATACACGTGCAACGAGTCGAAGAAGCCACAGAACAAGAATTTGAATCGGTACAGAGATGTTGCGCCGTATGATCATAGCAGGATTGTCCTTAAGAGGGGTCCGTGTGATTATATCAATGCCAATCTCATACGG GTAGATCGTGCTCATAGACAATACATCCTTACTCAAGGACCATTAGAAAATACTGCTGGCCATTTTTGGCTAATGGTATGGGAGCAAAATTCTAAAGCTGTGTTAATGTTAAATAAGATAATCGAAAAGAATCAAGTTAAATGTTATCAGTATTGGCCTCTCGGTGATTCGTTCGATCACACTATGATATTTATGGATGTTGGTATAAAAGTAGAGTATGTCAGCAAAACAGAATCATCGGACTATACAACTAGAATATTAAA ACTAACAGACATGGAAACAATGGAAAGTAAAGAAATATTACATTTTCATTATACTACTTGGCCAGATTTTGGGGTGCCACAGACTCCCACAGCTTTTCTACGTTTTTTGGCAGATGTTAGGCAATCAGGAGCATTAGATCAAAATGTTGGCCCTCCTGTTGTACATTGTTCCGCTGGTATTGGAAGGTCAGGAACATTTTGTTTAGTGGATACATGTCTTGTTTTG attgaggaaaaTGGATTAAACTCTGTGAATGTTAGAGAAGTGTTGATTGAAATGAGAAGATCCAGGATGGGTTTAATTCAGACACCTTAtcaattaaaattttcatatGCTGCTATCATCGAAGGAGCAAAACAATTGCCATCTAATAACGTG AATGTTGATAATGAGATAGTAACAAATCATTATGACGTAGTAAATAACATTAGTAATTCTTCAATTGACGAAGAAGATGAACCACCACCTTTACCCCCTCCAAGAGGCGAATCTCTAGCACGTAGCATGATGGCGGATTTGACGTCCAATACAACAACGAAGAATG ACGAATTAGGCGGACCACCTAACAAACCATTGCCCAGAGAACCATCGATTCATACAGACAGCACTTCGCCAAATGCAAACTCCACATTAATCACAAATAATTCGCATGACAAGAGCTCTGACAGTGTTACAGTGCCTAACGATACTACAAGTGACGGTGAAAACTCTTTACAGACATTTAGTCCTCCGTCCAGTCCGGATAC AAAAAGTGAAGTTCGTCAACGTAATAAAGAGAAGAACGAACGTTTGGCAGCGCAAGTGCGAGAGATGAAGCGTCGACAAAAGGAGACAGAAGAATGGCAGAAGCTCAAGAGGTCATTATTTAAGCCCCTTTCAATAGGCATAGGCGCCGCAATTGTTGGTGGGGGTATTATTGCAATCTGTGGCTACTTGTACATGCGTG
- the LOC143184271 gene encoding tyrosine-protein phosphatase non-receptor type 2-like isoform X2: MTSQGTRDHGISNVETEFLEINAKDAWPILYQHIRNECSSFTYTCNESKKPQNKNLNRYRDVAPYDHSRIVLKRGPCDYINANLIRVDRAHRQYILTQGPLENTAGHFWLMVWEQNSKAVLMLNKIIEKNQVKCYQYWPLGDSFDHTMIFMDVGIKVEYVSKTESSDYTTRILKLTDMETMESKEILHFHYTTWPDFGVPQTPTAFLRFLADVRQSGALDQNVGPPVVHCSAGIGRSGTFCLVDTCLVLIEENGLNSVNVREVLIEMRRSRMGLIQTPYQLKFSYAAIIEGAKQLPSNNNVDNEIVTNHYDVVNNISNSSIDEEDEPPPLPPPRGESLARSMMADLTSNTTTKNDELGGPPNKPLPREPSIHTDSTSPNANSTLITNNSHDKSSDSVTVPNDTTSDGENSLQTFSPPSSPDTKSEVRQRNKEKNERLAAQVREMKRRQKETEEWQKLKRSLFKPLSIGIGAAIVGGGIIAICGYLYMRDLKAILPKAAIRCKRSPRSKMI; encoded by the exons ATGACCAGCCAAGGGACGCGCGATCACGGGATCAGCAACGTAGAGACGGAGTTCCTCGAGATCAACGCGAAGGATGCCTGGCCGATCCTCTATCAA CATATACGCAACGAATGTAGCAGTTTTACATACACGTGCAACGAGTCGAAGAAGCCACAGAACAAGAATTTGAATCGGTACAGAGATGTTGCGCCGTATGATCATAGCAGGATTGTCCTTAAGAGGGGTCCGTGTGATTATATCAATGCCAATCTCATACGG GTAGATCGTGCTCATAGACAATACATCCTTACTCAAGGACCATTAGAAAATACTGCTGGCCATTTTTGGCTAATGGTATGGGAGCAAAATTCTAAAGCTGTGTTAATGTTAAATAAGATAATCGAAAAGAATCAAGTTAAATGTTATCAGTATTGGCCTCTCGGTGATTCGTTCGATCACACTATGATATTTATGGATGTTGGTATAAAAGTAGAGTATGTCAGCAAAACAGAATCATCGGACTATACAACTAGAATATTAAA ACTAACAGACATGGAAACAATGGAAAGTAAAGAAATATTACATTTTCATTATACTACTTGGCCAGATTTTGGGGTGCCACAGACTCCCACAGCTTTTCTACGTTTTTTGGCAGATGTTAGGCAATCAGGAGCATTAGATCAAAATGTTGGCCCTCCTGTTGTACATTGTTCCGCTGGTATTGGAAGGTCAGGAACATTTTGTTTAGTGGATACATGTCTTGTTTTG attgaggaaaaTGGATTAAACTCTGTGAATGTTAGAGAAGTGTTGATTGAAATGAGAAGATCCAGGATGGGTTTAATTCAGACACCTTAtcaattaaaattttcatatGCTGCTATCATCGAAGGAGCAAAACAATTGCCATCTAATAAC AATGTTGATAATGAGATAGTAACAAATCATTATGACGTAGTAAATAACATTAGTAATTCTTCAATTGACGAAGAAGATGAACCACCACCTTTACCCCCTCCAAGAGGCGAATCTCTAGCACGTAGCATGATGGCGGATTTGACGTCCAATACAACAACGAAGAATG ACGAATTAGGCGGACCACCTAACAAACCATTGCCCAGAGAACCATCGATTCATACAGACAGCACTTCGCCAAATGCAAACTCCACATTAATCACAAATAATTCGCATGACAAGAGCTCTGACAGTGTTACAGTGCCTAACGATACTACAAGTGACGGTGAAAACTCTTTACAGACATTTAGTCCTCCGTCCAGTCCGGATAC AAAAAGTGAAGTTCGTCAACGTAATAAAGAGAAGAACGAACGTTTGGCAGCGCAAGTGCGAGAGATGAAGCGTCGACAAAAGGAGACAGAAGAATGGCAGAAGCTCAAGAGGTCATTATTTAAGCCCCTTTCAATAGGCATAGGCGCCGCAATTGTTGGTGGGGGTATTATTGCAATCTGTGGCTACTTGTACATGCGTG
- the LOC143184271 gene encoding tyrosine-protein phosphatase non-receptor type 2-like isoform X3, whose product MTSQGTRDHGISNVETEFLEINAKDAWPILYQHIRNECSSFTYTCNESKKPQNKNLNRYRDVAPYDHSRIVLKRGPCDYINANLIRVDRAHRQYILTQGPLENTAGHFWLMVWEQNSKAVLMLNKIIEKNQVKCYQYWPLGDSFDHTMIFMDVGIKVEYVSKTESSDYTTRILKLTDMETMESKEILHFHYTTWPDFGVPQTPTAFLRFLADVRQSGALDQNVGPPVVHCSAGIGRSGTFCLVDTCLVLIEENGLNSVNVREVLIEMRRSRMGLIQTPYQLKFSYAAIIEGAKQLPSNNVNVDNEIVTNHYDVVNNISNSSIDEEDEPPPLPPPRGESLARSMMADLTSNTTTKNDELGGPPNKPLPREPSIHTDSTSPNANSTLITNNSHDKSSDSVTVPNDTTSDGENSLQTFSPPSSPDTKSEVRQRNKEKNERLAAQVREMKRRQKETEEWQKLKRSKSDTTESSDTVQEEPEV is encoded by the exons ATGACCAGCCAAGGGACGCGCGATCACGGGATCAGCAACGTAGAGACGGAGTTCCTCGAGATCAACGCGAAGGATGCCTGGCCGATCCTCTATCAA CATATACGCAACGAATGTAGCAGTTTTACATACACGTGCAACGAGTCGAAGAAGCCACAGAACAAGAATTTGAATCGGTACAGAGATGTTGCGCCGTATGATCATAGCAGGATTGTCCTTAAGAGGGGTCCGTGTGATTATATCAATGCCAATCTCATACGG GTAGATCGTGCTCATAGACAATACATCCTTACTCAAGGACCATTAGAAAATACTGCTGGCCATTTTTGGCTAATGGTATGGGAGCAAAATTCTAAAGCTGTGTTAATGTTAAATAAGATAATCGAAAAGAATCAAGTTAAATGTTATCAGTATTGGCCTCTCGGTGATTCGTTCGATCACACTATGATATTTATGGATGTTGGTATAAAAGTAGAGTATGTCAGCAAAACAGAATCATCGGACTATACAACTAGAATATTAAA ACTAACAGACATGGAAACAATGGAAAGTAAAGAAATATTACATTTTCATTATACTACTTGGCCAGATTTTGGGGTGCCACAGACTCCCACAGCTTTTCTACGTTTTTTGGCAGATGTTAGGCAATCAGGAGCATTAGATCAAAATGTTGGCCCTCCTGTTGTACATTGTTCCGCTGGTATTGGAAGGTCAGGAACATTTTGTTTAGTGGATACATGTCTTGTTTTG attgaggaaaaTGGATTAAACTCTGTGAATGTTAGAGAAGTGTTGATTGAAATGAGAAGATCCAGGATGGGTTTAATTCAGACACCTTAtcaattaaaattttcatatGCTGCTATCATCGAAGGAGCAAAACAATTGCCATCTAATAACGTG AATGTTGATAATGAGATAGTAACAAATCATTATGACGTAGTAAATAACATTAGTAATTCTTCAATTGACGAAGAAGATGAACCACCACCTTTACCCCCTCCAAGAGGCGAATCTCTAGCACGTAGCATGATGGCGGATTTGACGTCCAATACAACAACGAAGAATG ACGAATTAGGCGGACCACCTAACAAACCATTGCCCAGAGAACCATCGATTCATACAGACAGCACTTCGCCAAATGCAAACTCCACATTAATCACAAATAATTCGCATGACAAGAGCTCTGACAGTGTTACAGTGCCTAACGATACTACAAGTGACGGTGAAAACTCTTTACAGACATTTAGTCCTCCGTCCAGTCCGGATAC AAAAAGTGAAGTTCGTCAACGTAATAAAGAGAAGAACGAACGTTTGGCAGCGCAAGTGCGAGAGATGAAGCGTCGACAAAAGGAGACAGAAGAATGGCAGAAGCTCAAGAG
- the LOC143184286 gene encoding abasic site processing protein HMCES-like, with protein sequence MCGRACCSLEPDTLSRVCEYKDGNGKRRTTTWAKSDVEYVPSCNIGPKDALPCVVEGSQLGKDDERVLCAMMWSMIPPWHEGDYRKHTLSTHNARLEKLKSSNLYSPPLHRGQRCVVVCEGYYEWKAGKTKKDTKQPYYIYATQDKGVRADDSSTWTDEWSEENGWKGFKLLKMAGIFNKFKTAEGKTIYSCTIVTKDSNEVLSWMHNRVPVFLNTEEDVHDWLHEELSVAEAVDKLNKLTVSDGDLSWHTVSTCVNNVLHKSEECRKETKPVVEKKSNPNSFMASWLKKGTAQSAKRKSINTSDDDEENKKSDKTPSKVGKKS encoded by the exons ATGTGTGGTCGAGCGTGTTG CTCTTTAGAACCGGACACTTTGAGCCGTGTCTGCGAGTACAAGGATGGAAATGGCAAACGACGCACTACGACGTGGGCAAAGAGTGACGTCGAATATGTCCCTTCCTGCAATATTGGACCGAAGGACGCCCTTCCTTGTGTCGTCGAGGGCTCACAGCTCGGCAAGGACGATGAAAGAGTCCTTTGCGCTATGATGTGGAGCATGATACCGCCCTGGCACGAG GGTGACTACAGGAAACATACCTTGTCAACGCACAATGCTCGCCTGGAGAAGCTTAAAAGCTCTAATTTATACAGTCCACCTCTTCACAGGGGACAGAGGTGTGTTGTGGTTTGTGAAGGATATTACGAATGGAAAGCTGGAAAGACCAAGAAAGATACTAAGCAACCGTATTATATCTATGCTACTCAAGATAAGGGTGTGAGAGCAGATGATTCATCAACATGGACAGATGAATGGTCAGAGGAGAATGGGTGGAAAGGATTTAAGCTCCTGAAGATGGCaggaatatttaataaatttaagacTGCAGAG GGTAAAACAATATACAGCTGCACTATAGTTACAAAAGATTCTAATGAGGTTCTTTCTTGGATGCATAATCGTGTACCTGTGTTTTTGAATACAGAGGAAGATGTGCAT GATTGGTTACACGAGGAGCTATCAGTAGCCGAGGCTGTTGATAAATTAAACAAATTAACGGTATCAGATGGCGATTTAAGTTGGCACACAGTCTCCACTTGTGTAAACAATGTATTACATAAAAGCGAGGAATGCAGAAAGGAGACAAAGCCTGT GGTAGAGAAAAAAAGCAATCCTAACAGTTTCATGGCTTCCTGGCTGAAGAAGGGGACTGCACAGTCAGCTAAGAGGAAAAGTATAAATACCAGCGATGATgatgaagaaaataaaaaaagcgATAAAACACCTTCGAAAGTTGGGAAgaaatcataa